A section of the Phaseolus vulgaris cultivar G19833 chromosome 8, P. vulgaris v2.0, whole genome shotgun sequence genome encodes:
- the LOC137825074 gene encoding uncharacterized protein, producing MSIRNLSPDVAMHHMLTALRPGPFADNLCMQPADSLEELRKRAAKHMQLEELREFRNQARVEAGGERSKEEKDCQARPNQRNDRRRDNRDRPIRFSRYTSLTTERGIFLDEALNAELIPPPRKVASPSNADRRKQCRYHQNVGHSTEECQALKDKIEELIQAGHLRRFVRNGRDPPRRADPPRRTRSPQRGRNDQDNRGDRQPARDDPPSPRRRDDPPREADRRGNREVINTIAGGFAGGGSMNNARKKHLRAVHQVNAVAFWPRMPPITFTDEDFKGVDYCQQDDPMVIAVDIDRFTIRKTLVDQGSSVDILYRKTFKAMRMAEAEMMPYDDHVVGFSGERVGTKGYIDLYTTFGEGKSTRTIKIRYLVIDANTSYNILFSRPSINRLMAIVSTPHLAMKFPSRSGDILTVHVDQKEARECYAEILRVEPLRADISPLKARKSSRKDCSPGRTD from the coding sequence ATGAGCATCCGGAATCTGAGCCCGGACGTTgccatgcaccacatgctgacgGCCCTGCGTCCGGGGCCCTTTGCCGACAACCTGTGCATGCAGCCGGCCGACAGCCTGGAAGAGCTGAGAAAGAGAGCTGCTAAGCACATGCAGCTGGAAGAGCTAAGAGAATTCCGCAATCAGGCCCGTGTCGAGGCTGGTGGGGAGAGAAGCAAGGAAGAAAAGGACTGCCAGGCGCGACCGAATCAAAGAAATGACCGACGCCGGGACAACCGAGACCGGCCAATCCGGTTCTCAAGGTACACATCCCTGACGACCGAGAGGGGGATATTTCTGGACGAGGCCCTCAACGCAGAGTTGATCCCTCCTCCAAGGAAGGTGGCCAGCCCAAGTAATGCCGACCGGAGGAAACAGTGTCGGTACCACCAAAACGTCGGACACTCGACCGAGGAGTGTCAAGCCCTAAAGGATAAGATCGAGGAACTTATCCAAGCTGGGCACCTTCGCCGTTTCGTCAGGAATGGCCGAGACCCACCCCGCCGGGCGGATCCACCCAGGCGGACGAGGTCACCCCAACGTGGCCGAAATGACCAAGATAACAGGGGCGACCGGCAACCTGCAAGGGACGACCCCCCCTCCCCCCGTCGAAGGGACGACCCCCCCAGGGAGGCCGATAGGAGAGGTAACCGAGAGGTTATCAACACTATAGCCGGCGGCTTCGCCGGAGGAGGAAGCATGAACAACGCTCGGAAGAAACACCTCCGGGCGGTACATCAGGTGAACGCGGTGGCATTCTGGCCgaggatgccacccatcacTTTCACGGACGAGGACTTCAAGGGCGTAGACTACTGCCAGCAAGACGACCCGATGGTGATAGCGGTCGACATAGACCGATTCACCATACGGAAGACCctcgtggaccaaggaagttcggtagATATCCTCTACAGGAAAACTTTCAAGGCTATGAGGATGGCCGAGGCAGAGATGATGCCATACGACGACCACGTGGTAGGATTCTCGGGCGAGAGGGTGGGTACCAAGGGGTATATCGACTTGTACACCACCTTCGGAGAGGGGAAGAGCACCAGGACCATCAAAATCCGATACCTGGTCATCGACgccaacacctcctacaacatcctctTCAGCCGACCCTCCATCAACCGGCTGATGGCCATAGTATCAACCCCTCACCTCGCAATGAAATTCCCTTCAAGATCAGGGGACATTCTCACAGTCCATGTAGACCAGAAAGAAGCACGAGAATGCTACGCCGAAATCCTCCGGGTGGAGCCTTTAAGGGCCGACATCTCTCCTCTCAAGGCGAGAAAATCCTCCCGCAAGGACTGCTCCCCAGGAAGGACCGACTGA
- the LOC137825073 gene encoding uncharacterized protein codes for MEDNKRADILFKLSVTKKKSHQRSVIQIWLRHPTVTEAEAECLAIKEEEAEADNWMTPIIQYLTDGTCKADQEKAMKQQCARYTMINEDLYRRGYSTPLLKCITNKRAEYILAEIHEGICGNHVGARTMAAKVLRAGYYWPTIQGDCAEYVKKCAKCQEFGPLHHTRPEELHSIISPWPFAI; via the coding sequence ATGGAGGACAACAAAAGGGCCGACATCCTGTTCAAGCTATCGGTCACCAAGAAGAAGAGCCATCAGAGGTCAGTCATACAAATATGGCTGAGACACCCTACTGTGACGGAGGCCGAGGCCGAGTGTCTGGCTATAAAAGAGGAAGAGGCCGAGGCCGACAACTGGATGACACCCATCATCCAATACCTAACGGACGGCACATGCAAGGCCGACCAAGAGAAGGCGATGAAGCAACAATGCGCCCGATACACCATGATCAATGAAGATTTGTACCGGAGAGGTTACTCGACCCCACTGCTAAAATGCATCACCAACAAACGGGCCGAGTACATTCTGGCCGAGATCCATGAGGGAATCTGCGGAAATCACGTCGGGGCGAGGACGATGGCCGCCAAGGTCTTGAGAGCcggctactactggccgaccataCAGGGCGACTGTGCCGAATACGTGAAGAAATGCGCCAAGTGCCAAGAGTTCGGCCCCCTCCACCACACCAGGCCGGAAGAACTGCACAGCATCATCTCCCCATGGCCGTTCGCCATATAG